TGACCGATGCCGTCCGCGAAGCCGCGCGCGAAGGCGGTGTTGCGCAAGGCCGCGGGCCGGCGCTCCGCCTCGTAGCTCGCGCCGAGCGCATCGCCCGCGAAGCCCTTGATCATCGCTTCGAGCTTCCATGCGAGATTGGCTGCATCGTCGATGCCGGTGTTGTAGCCGAGACCGCCCGTCGGCGTGAACAGATGCGCGGCGTCGCCCGCGAGGAACACGCGGCCCGCGCCGAAGCGTTCGGCGACCAGCGCGAAGCCCGCCGTCCATGTCGATGTGCTCTTCACTTCGAAGGGAATGTCCGCGCCGATCGCCTCCGCGATGCGACGGCGCACGCTGTCCTCATCCGCGACTTCGCCCTCGCGCAACTGCACGTTCATGATGAAGTGGCCCGCGCCATCGACCGCGATGATGAGCGCGCGCTGACGCGGGCTGAAGGTCCAGTATTGCCACGCCGGCGCACGCTTGCTCACGCGATAGATATCGGGCGCGTAAAAGTACACGGCGTCCATCTGCCCGCCCATGAATTCGCGTTTTTCGCCGGCCATGCCCGCGAGCCGGATATCGAGCGCCTTGCGCACGAAACTGCGCGGACCGTCGCAGCCGATCAGATAGCGCGCCGTGACAGTGCGTGTGTCGCCGGCATCGGATTCGATCGTCGCCGTGACCGATGCTTCGTTTTGCGTGAAGTCCACCACGCGCGATGAAAAATGAACGTGGCAATCGGGATAGCTGCGGGCGGCGTCGAGCAAAACGGGCTCGACATAAAGCTGCGAGCAGCGATGCGGCGGCTCCGGCGTCGGCCAGGTGAACGCGTGTCCCTTCGCCCATTCGACCGCGTCGCGCGATGCGGGCTGATGCAGCCGCGCCAGTTCGTGACCCGCGATCGACGTGAAATACGCCACGTCCGGTGCGTAGTCCGCAGGCAAACCCAGCGAGCGCACTTTCGACGCAATGCCGATGCGCCGGAAGTGCTCCATGGTCCGCGCGCTGTTGGCATTGGCGGCGGGATGACGGCTGGTGCCGCTCTTGGCATCGAACAATTCGACGCTCACGCCGCGCTGCCCGAGTTCGGCGGCGAGAAACAGCCCGACCGGGCCTCCGCCCACGATGATGACTTCGCAATCCAGCACATCCGTCTCCTGTTTTTTCTGAAGCTGGATGCGAAGTTAAACGCGTCGCCGCTATAAATCTATACAATGACTTTCATACCCGGAATGAATCTGATTCATACATGCCGACCCCCGACCTGAACTTTCTGTATGTGTTGCAGGCGCTCGACGAGGAGCGGAGCGTGTCTCGCGCCGCCGAACGCCTCGGGCTGACTCAGCCTGCCGTGAGCCATGCACTGGGGAAACTCCGTACGCTGTTTCAGGACGATTTGTTCGTGCGCGCGGGTTCGGTGATGGCTCCGACGCCGGTGGGCGAGCGGCTCGCGCAAGGCGTGGCGCACGTGCTCGCGGTGGTGCAGGAAGAAATCTGGAGCGCGAAGGCCTTCGATGCCGCGAGCACCACGCGCACGTTCTCGGTGTGTCTGAGCGACATGGGCGTGATCGTGCTGTTGCCGCGCCTGCTCGCGGCTTTGCGCGAACGCGCGCCGAACGCGACGCTCAAGCCGATTCAGCTTCCGTCGCTGGAGCTGGCGAGCGCGCTTCAGGACGGCGCGCTCGATCTCGCTATCGGCTATCTCGGCAAGATGGGCGAGAACCTGCATCAGCAGCCGCTGTTCAGGCGCTCACTGGTCGGCATCGTGAAGGGCGGCAAGACGCGCAGGAAGATACGCATGACGCTCGATGAGTTCATCGCGCGCAAGCATGTCGTCGCGGGCACGCTGGCGCTGACGAACCAGTTGCTCGAAAAGGAATTGCGCCGGCTCGGTTCGAAGCTGAAAGTGGGTATCGACGTGCCGTATCTGCTCGCGGTCCCGAGCCTCGTCGCGACATCGGATTTCATTGCGGCGGTGCCGGATGAACTCGCGGAACTGTTCTCGCGCCTCGCGGATGTCGATGTGTTCCCCTTGCCTGTCGAACTGCCCGATCTCACGGTGCAGCAGTTCTGGCACGCGCGGCATCACAACGATGCGGGGCATCGGTGGTTCAGAGGTCTGGTGGCGACGACGCTCGGGTCAGCCGCCCGAAAACCGGTGCACGTGTAGACTCGCACGGTAACGAAAGACTTGACTCACCCGATTCCGGAGACAGGCATGCTGGAACTTCGACCCGGTTGTGAATGCTGCGACAAGGACTTGCCTCCGGATTCGACCGAGGCGCTCATCTGCTCGTTCGAATGCACCTTCTGTCGCGATTGCGCAGCGAACGTGCTGGGCGGCGCCTGCCCCAACTGCGGAGGCGAACTGCTGGCGCGCCCGCGCCGCGCGGCGGACAAACTCGTCAAACATCCCGCCTCCACCCAGCGCGTGTTCGATCCGACATGCCGGGACAAGGCGCGGCGCACGCCTTGACTCATCGGATCGTGGCGCCCAGCAAATCCGTCACGTCGATGCCGTTTTTCGCCGCGTCGAGTTGCTCGTCCGGCACCGGTCCTTCGCGTTCGAGATCGACCAGCGCCTGATTCAGATCGACATATGGCCGCATGCGGACTTCGTAGGCGGCGAACGCATTCGCCGGAACGTCCGGGCGGCGCACGAGTTCATGCGCGAGCACGAACGCGCCGACAAGCCCGAGGCTCGTGCCCTGCCCCGAAAACGGCGATGCGCAATGCGCCGCATCGCCAGCCAGCACGACACGGCCTTGCGACCACGCGGGCATGTGTATTTGCGCCAGCTCGTTGTAGTAGAACTGGTCTGTGCGCTCCATCGCGTCGAGAAACCTGGGGAAATCGCCTTTCAGATGCGCGCAGCTTTCTGCTACGACGCGCTTCTGTGCATCGACATCGCTTCGGGACAATGCTGGATCGGGCGCTGCAAAGCCCACCCCGATGCGCAACTCGCGCTGGTCCCGGCTCGGGTATATGACATAGCCGAGTTCGTTCATCCGGTGCCCGATCTGCCAGCCATCGAGCCCGATGAGATTGGGCGTCGAAAACAGCGCGAGCACGACGCCGAGCGGAGCAACAACCGCTGCTTCATCGTTGAACACCTGCTTCCGGACGTTCGAGTAGATTCCATCCGTACCGATCAGGATATCGAAGGATCTGTCCGAACCGCTTTCGAACTGGACCTTGACGCCGTCCGCGTGCTGGTCGATCGCGCGAATGCTATCGGCATACATGAACTCGACGTTCCCGCTCAGTGCGTTCATCAGCAACTCGCACAGGTCGTCGCGGAAGATTTCGATGTCGTCGCTGTCGAGACGGCCCGCACTGTACGTGCGCTCTTCCGTCCGATGTATCTCCTTGCCGTCGGCATCGAGCATCGACATGCCCTTGAGCCGTGTACGCAACGCGCGTGCGTCATCGAGCAGGCCCATCGCCTGCACGACATGCAGCGCGACGCCACGGATATCGACGGCCTGACCGCCACGCCGGAAACCATCGGAACGTTCCACGAGCGTGACGGCAATTCCCGCGCGATCCAGCCAGAAGGCCA
The Caballeronia sp. NK8 genome window above contains:
- a CDS encoding FAD-dependent monooxygenase, producing the protein MLDCEVIIVGGGPVGLFLAAELGQRGVSVELFDAKSGTSRHPAANANSARTMEHFRRIGIASKVRSLGLPADYAPDVAYFTSIAGHELARLHQPASRDAVEWAKGHAFTWPTPEPPHRCSQLYVEPVLLDAARSYPDCHVHFSSRVVDFTQNEASVTATIESDAGDTRTVTARYLIGCDGPRSFVRKALDIRLAGMAGEKREFMGGQMDAVYFYAPDIYRVSKRAPAWQYWTFSPRQRALIIAVDGAGHFIMNVQLREGEVADEDSVRRRIAEAIGADIPFEVKSTSTWTAGFALVAERFGAGRVFLAGDAAHLFTPTGGLGYNTGIDDAANLAWKLEAMIKGFAGDALGASYEAERRPAALRNTAFARGFADGIGHVRLPDAAFEAGASGDAAREAIGDYLAFHATGEFVIPGVHLGTRYEASPLVEAEGGSPPPDAANLYLPTARAGHRAPHVWLADGASLFDRFGPGFTLLCTKAASAAFDADAVQRAARALPRLAVVRIDEAEVAQAYGAGYVLIRPDQHVAWRGDALDLAFEAAARRTVGLCANEAALVTQ
- a CDS encoding LysR family transcriptional regulator; the encoded protein is MPTPDLNFLYVLQALDEERSVSRAAERLGLTQPAVSHALGKLRTLFQDDLFVRAGSVMAPTPVGERLAQGVAHVLAVVQEEIWSAKAFDAASTTRTFSVCLSDMGVIVLLPRLLAALRERAPNATLKPIQLPSLELASALQDGALDLAIGYLGKMGENLHQQPLFRRSLVGIVKGGKTRRKIRMTLDEFIARKHVVAGTLALTNQLLEKELRRLGSKLKVGIDVPYLLAVPSLVATSDFIAAVPDELAELFSRLADVDVFPLPVELPDLTVQQFWHARHHNDAGHRWFRGLVATTLGSAARKPVHV
- a CDS encoding DUF1272 domain-containing protein, with translation MLELRPGCECCDKDLPPDSTEALICSFECTFCRDCAANVLGGACPNCGGELLARPRRAADKLVKHPASTQRVFDPTCRDKARRTP
- a CDS encoding FAD-dependent monooxygenase, whose amino-acid sequence is MIRNALISGAGVTGLALAFWLDRAGIAVTLVERSDGFRRGGQAVDIRGVALHVVQAMGLLDDARALRTRLKGMSMLDADGKEIHRTEERTYSAGRLDSDDIEIFRDDLCELLMNALSGNVEFMYADSIRAIDQHADGVKVQFESGSDRSFDILIGTDGIYSNVRKQVFNDEAAVVAPLGVVLALFSTPNLIGLDGWQIGHRMNELGYVIYPSRDQRELRIGVGFAAPDPALSRSDVDAQKRVVAESCAHLKGDFPRFLDAMERTDQFYYNELAQIHMPAWSQGRVVLAGDAAHCASPFSGQGTSLGLVGAFVLAHELVRRPDVPANAFAAYEVRMRPYVDLNQALVDLEREGPVPDEQLDAAKNGIDVTDLLGATIR